The following proteins are encoded in a genomic region of Paenibacillus sp. FSL R7-0273:
- a CDS encoding ABC transporter substrate-binding protein, with translation MKQNGLEPGKDVDLQYTQLAEGAQLLLSGKASTIVSIQPQITAIQMKNDKVRSIVDYKNEWQQVTGLSTDLPNAGLATKQSVLTSQPELVARFQEEYQKALEWTLDHPKEAGELANKYFKLDAAVVEKAIPHMALDFASASDSKEVLTTYYQTLMNYSKDSIGGKLPDEQFYYQP, from the coding sequence TTGAAGCAGAACGGGCTTGAGCCGGGAAAAGATGTTGATCTGCAGTATACCCAACTCGCTGAGGGAGCCCAGTTACTGCTGTCCGGAAAAGCCTCCACCATTGTGAGCATCCAGCCGCAGATTACCGCCATCCAGATGAAAAATGACAAGGTACGCTCCATTGTGGATTATAAAAATGAATGGCAGCAGGTTACCGGGCTGAGCACAGATCTGCCTAACGCCGGCCTTGCCACGAAGCAGTCCGTCCTTACAAGCCAGCCTGAGCTGGTAGCCCGTTTCCAGGAGGAATATCAGAAAGCGCTGGAATGGACGCTCGATCATCCGAAAGAAGCCGGAGAGCTGGCCAATAAATACTTCAAGCTGGATGCCGCTGTAGTAGAAAAAGCAATCCCGCATATGGCTTTGGACTTTGCTTCCGCATCTGACAGCAAGGAGGTTCTGACCACTTATTACCAGACCCTGATGAACTACAGCAAGGACAGCATTGGAGGCAAGCTTCCCGATGAACAGTTCTATTATCAGCCTTAG
- a CDS encoding metallophosphoesterase has protein sequence MFIILGIVFVLLYAAIVFYIGWSGWSWIKPVVSARFRLVYILLLVFLASSLILSRVVAGSAVLSVIGSYWLALFSLSVLLLPVIHLIVWLTKLSRLPRHAVQKWSGIITLLLLVVLIGFGSFNAFNPVTRSYDIVIDKPGPENGELHIVMASDMHFGYLSGAGHAKRMVKEINALKPDIVLLPGDIIDDDIVPYKNKGIGDILSEINAPLGVYASLGNHDRFNGEIEELISLLEESGMQVLYDEAVQVGDWLTLVGRKDYSDDERADLAALTRGIDRSQPVVMLEHQPVELDIAEGQGVDLMLSGHTHRGQIAPANLITSRIFENDWGYLQKGQMHSIVSSGYGFWGPPIRIGSRSEVVSIHVKFAE, from the coding sequence ATGTTTATAATTCTCGGAATCGTATTCGTCCTTTTGTACGCTGCAATCGTGTTCTACATCGGCTGGAGCGGCTGGAGCTGGATTAAGCCCGTCGTATCAGCCAGATTCCGCCTGGTCTATATCCTTTTGCTAGTCTTTCTGGCCAGCTCACTCATTCTATCCAGAGTAGTAGCGGGCTCAGCGGTGTTAAGTGTAATCGGCAGCTATTGGCTGGCCCTGTTCAGCTTGTCGGTTCTTCTTCTGCCGGTTATCCACCTTATTGTCTGGCTGACCAAGCTCTCACGTCTGCCGCGTCATGCCGTCCAGAAATGGTCGGGCATTATCACTTTACTGCTGCTTGTAGTCTTGATCGGGTTCGGGAGCTTTAACGCCTTTAATCCGGTAACCCGCTCTTACGATATCGTAATTGACAAGCCGGGCCCGGAGAACGGGGAGCTGCATATTGTAATGGCGTCTGACATGCATTTTGGCTATCTGTCCGGAGCAGGACATGCCAAGCGGATGGTTAAAGAGATTAACGCGCTGAAGCCGGATATCGTGCTGCTGCCCGGTGATATTATAGATGATGATATCGTGCCGTATAAGAACAAGGGGATAGGTGATATTCTTTCGGAGATCAATGCTCCGCTGGGAGTCTATGCCTCGCTGGGGAATCACGACCGGTTCAACGGGGAGATAGAGGAGCTGATCAGTCTGCTCGAGGAGAGCGGGATGCAGGTGCTCTATGACGAGGCAGTACAGGTTGGAGACTGGCTGACGCTAGTCGGACGGAAGGATTACAGTGATGATGAGCGGGCAGACCTTGCTGCTCTGACCCGGGGAATCGACCGGTCACAGCCGGTAGTCATGCTGGAGCATCAGCCGGTCGAGCTGGACATTGCAGAGGGGCAGGGCGTTGATCTGATGCTGTCCGGCCATACTCACCGCGGGCAGATTGCACCGGCCAACCTGATTACCTCTCGCATTTTTGAAAATGACTGGGGTTATCTGCAGAAAGGGCAGATGCACTCCATTGTATCCTCGGGATACGGCTTCTGGGGTCCTCCGATCCGAATCGGGTCACGGTCTGAGGTTGTGTCTATACATGTTAAGTTTGCAGAATAA
- a CDS encoding Na+/H+ antiporter subunit E, translated as MAFQILLNFMIAFLWMFLNNDWTASGFIIGYVLGILVLFGLRRFFDGRLYLGKGWAIIKLAVLLLRELVVSSYIVVKAVLRPNLDIRPAILMYTTELKSDWEVAVLITLLCLTPGSVVLEVSKDNRTLYIHAMDIKDAEQFRDNIRNTFERAILEVSRS; from the coding sequence ATGGCTTTTCAAATATTATTGAATTTCATGATAGCGTTTCTGTGGATGTTCCTGAATAATGACTGGACAGCTTCCGGCTTCATCATCGGCTATGTACTCGGCATTCTCGTTCTGTTCGGGCTGCGGCGGTTCTTCGACGGACGGCTGTATCTCGGCAAAGGCTGGGCCATTATTAAGCTGGCAGTCCTGCTCTTGCGGGAGCTGGTCGTATCCAGTTATATCGTGGTAAAAGCGGTGCTGAGGCCGAATCTTGATATCCGTCCGGCCATCCTGATGTACACTACAGAGCTGAAGTCGGACTGGGAGGTTGCCGTACTCATTACACTCCTCTGCCTGACGCCGGGCTCGGTAGTGCTGGAGGTGTCCAAGGATAACCGGACCCTGTATATTCATGCAATGGATATTAAGGATGCCGAGCAGTTTAGAGACAACATCCGCAACACGTTCGAACGTGCCATACTGGAGGTGTCCCGCTCATGA
- the mnhG gene encoding monovalent cation/H(+) antiporter subunit G, giving the protein MEMIKTAVELIFALLILTGALLSAVSSFGLIRLPDVYLRSHAAAKSATLGVLCVLSGAFLYFAVFLDFISAKLLLGIVFVFMTSPLSAHLTGRAAYRTGVPLWNKRIQDDLKDVLEKERVKSDPTA; this is encoded by the coding sequence ATGGAGATGATCAAGACCGCGGTTGAACTGATATTTGCACTGCTAATTCTGACAGGGGCGCTGCTTAGTGCGGTGAGCTCGTTTGGGCTGATCCGGCTGCCTGATGTCTATCTGAGATCACATGCCGCTGCCAAAAGTGCTACGCTCGGAGTCTTGTGTGTGCTTAGCGGCGCATTTCTCTACTTTGCTGTTTTTCTCGATTTTATCAGCGCGAAGCTGCTGCTGGGAATTGTGTTCGTATTCATGACTTCTCCGTTGTCGGCCCATCTGACAGGGCGGGCCGCTTACCGGACTGGGGTGCCGCTCTGGAACAAGCGTATCCAGGATGATCTGAAAGATGTGCTGGAGAAGGAAAGAGTCAAATCCGATCCCACTGCTTAG
- a CDS encoding ABC transporter ATP-binding protein, whose amino-acid sequence MLITMQDVSKSYSGVPVLEKINLCLQPSKIICLLGPSGAGKSTLLNILSQTEAADSGTVTASSGLRLSYVFQEDCLLPWSTVSENIGFVRDDEAGTAQAEICSFLDEVGLSAYKDHYPHQLSGGMRQRCSIARAFYHGGNVLLMDEPFHSLDYHLRFDLVRKLIMLWEHRQCAIVFVTHDIDEALLLGDEILILSRHPGRIAQRLEINTPQRSRSLKDQELMMLRADILDQLLDVQ is encoded by the coding sequence ATGCTTATAACAATGCAAGATGTATCCAAAAGCTATTCCGGAGTACCTGTCCTTGAGAAAATCAACCTTTGCCTGCAGCCGTCAAAAATAATATGTCTGCTCGGTCCGTCAGGTGCCGGTAAATCAACACTGCTAAATATCCTGTCACAGACAGAAGCTGCCGATTCCGGCACGGTAACAGCCAGCTCCGGGCTGAGGCTGTCTTATGTTTTTCAGGAGGATTGCTTACTGCCGTGGTCTACGGTGAGTGAGAATATTGGCTTTGTACGGGATGATGAAGCTGGCACTGCCCAGGCGGAGATCTGCAGCTTTTTGGATGAGGTCGGCCTTTCCGCCTACAAGGATCATTATCCGCATCAGCTGTCCGGCGGGATGCGCCAGCGCTGCTCGATTGCCCGGGCCTTTTATCATGGAGGCAATGTGCTGCTGATGGATGAGCCGTTTCATTCCCTGGACTATCATCTGCGGTTTGATCTGGTGCGCAAGCTGATTATGCTGTGGGAGCACAGGCAATGCGCCATCGTATTTGTAACTCACGACATCGATGAAGCCCTTCTGCTGGGCGATGAAATTCTGATTCTGTCCAGGCATCCCGGGCGAATTGCACAACGGCTTGAGATTAATACTCCGCAGCGCAGCCGGTCCCTGAAGGATCAGGAGCTGATGATGCTCAGAGCTGATATTCTGGATCAGCTGTTAGATGTGCAATAA
- a CDS encoding ABC transporter permease produces MNSSIISLSKKGASLLVLCLLWQFAALQMDPFVLPGPLETIRTFLSYLGDPEFYYAVYRTLLKLLIGMLCVLLLGGSTGLLIGLRRSVKPYLEPVIDMMQSIPPIAWLGIAIIWFGLTDVPSIFIIVLSTTPVLVVNLYEGFISIDSKLLRMAQVYHIPRQKVIRHIILPSLSSHLKSGMITAAGLGWKLAVMAELLTSTDGIGSLLSDARTNLETGRVFALALFMAIFWNVIKLCIMYLFRSRVSPPAHLNK; encoded by the coding sequence ATGAACAGTTCTATTATCAGCCTTAGTAAAAAAGGGGCCTCCCTGCTGGTCCTCTGTCTGCTGTGGCAGTTTGCTGCTCTCCAGATGGACCCGTTTGTCCTGCCTGGACCCCTGGAGACCATCCGTACCTTTCTGAGCTATTTGGGTGATCCGGAGTTCTATTATGCGGTTTACCGGACGCTGCTCAAGCTGCTGATCGGCATGCTCTGTGTGCTGCTGCTGGGCGGAAGCACGGGTCTGCTGATTGGACTCCGCAGAAGCGTGAAGCCCTACCTGGAACCCGTAATCGATATGATGCAGTCCATCCCGCCGATCGCCTGGCTTGGTATCGCCATCATCTGGTTCGGTCTTACGGATGTCCCTTCTATTTTCATCATTGTATTGTCTACTACGCCTGTTCTCGTTGTTAACCTGTACGAAGGCTTTATATCCATTGACAGCAAATTATTACGGATGGCCCAGGTATACCATATTCCCCGTCAGAAGGTTATCCGGCATATCATTCTGCCCTCACTCAGCAGCCACCTGAAGTCTGGAATGATTACAGCAGCCGGACTGGGTTGGAAGCTGGCTGTAATGGCCGAGCTGCTGACCTCCACCGACGGTATCGGCAGCCTGCTGTCGGATGCCAGAACAAACTTAGAGACCGGCCGGGTATTTGCCCTGGCGTTGTTCATGGCTATTTTCTGGAATGTAATCAAGCTGTGCATTATGTATCTGTTCCGCAGCAGAGTAAGTCCGCCCGCTCATTTGAACAAATAA
- a CDS encoding Na(+)/H(+) antiporter subunit C encodes MELLIALAIGVLFTVGVYLVLSKSLLRILLGTTLITHGVHLLLLTMAGLKTGASPLLGENADAYVDPLPQALILTSIVISFGVSAFFIVLAYRAYRSAGMDDVEGSRGERE; translated from the coding sequence ATGGAACTCCTTATTGCCCTGGCGATCGGTGTCCTGTTTACAGTAGGTGTGTATCTTGTCCTCTCCAAAAGCCTGCTCCGCATCCTGCTTGGCACTACGCTGATTACTCACGGTGTCCATCTGCTGCTGCTGACCATGGCCGGCCTGAAGACAGGCGCTTCTCCGCTGCTTGGCGAGAATGCCGATGCCTATGTCGATCCTTTGCCTCAGGCGCTTATCCTTACTTCGATTGTTATCAGCTTCGGGGTATCCGCATTCTTCATCGTTCTGGCTTACCGGGCTTACCGCTCGGCGGGCATGGATGATGTGGAAGGAAGCAGGGGGGAGAGAGAATGA
- a CDS encoding methyl-accepting chemotaxis protein, whose amino-acid sequence MNLKTKVIILVTSICIILAVPLSYFSLFLIQKQTHDSIDEQLKGTVQKAVAEIDGWAQINAKVIETLGMVIEQTVPLDEIGMEHLQAFQLPENKEDIATIYFGLEDGTYMDGAGFIPDASFDARQRPWYLAVKEADKLTISDAYTTKAGIQSIYIGVPLHDQAGAFKGAMAENISLDSIKQRISSVETANGFTFLLDRTGVVLSHPEQELLNKPLAEQPGYSELVEQMLRQPSGHTEYVYNNNNQLIYYEKIPSTGWVVGTSVSEKEVFAELVNTRKLLIILVILFSLALAAAAYLFALKALKPLLNMKKSAEQLAAGDLTVRVAVKGRDEIAQLGYSFNAMAASLRNLIAQVNQSAQAVQGSSRNMYKDALGSNEIAGQISAVIDDIAKGASEQAESIQAGAEMVSDINEVIDQIVDEARHASNNVMDVNQAMESGIGAISRQNNLVQAGKQNTGRVEAANGLLLGKISEISSITGSIQAIAAQTNLLALNASIEAARAGEHGRGFAVVAGEVRKLAEQSSHSVTGIDQLLKELNEAGQQSADELDQLRVNSESQLSSMEETAESFDRIRESVEHIIAKLSFITDGMTELKSGSSQVSDVITGLAAVAEQSAASTEEAASSTMEQSATISNISGTAKELTENAEQLLEEINKFKTQL is encoded by the coding sequence GTGAATCTGAAGACGAAAGTGATCATCCTTGTAACATCCATCTGTATTATTCTGGCGGTGCCGCTAAGCTACTTTTCATTGTTTCTGATCCAGAAGCAGACACATGATTCTATTGATGAACAGCTGAAGGGCACCGTCCAAAAGGCTGTTGCTGAAATTGACGGCTGGGCGCAGATCAATGCTAAAGTAATCGAAACCCTCGGCATGGTCATTGAGCAGACTGTTCCGCTCGATGAAATCGGCATGGAGCATTTGCAGGCCTTTCAGCTGCCGGAGAACAAAGAAGATATCGCAACCATTTATTTTGGCCTGGAGGACGGGACCTATATGGATGGAGCAGGATTTATACCAGACGCCTCGTTTGATGCGCGGCAGCGTCCCTGGTATCTGGCTGTTAAGGAAGCGGACAAGCTGACCATCAGCGATGCTTATACAACAAAAGCCGGAATTCAGTCCATATACATAGGGGTTCCGCTTCATGATCAGGCTGGCGCGTTCAAAGGTGCAATGGCAGAGAATATTTCCCTTGATTCGATTAAGCAGCGGATTAGCTCCGTTGAGACGGCGAACGGCTTTACCTTTCTGCTGGACCGTACAGGAGTCGTTCTCTCCCACCCGGAGCAGGAGCTGCTGAATAAGCCGCTGGCTGAACAGCCGGGGTACTCAGAGCTTGTAGAGCAAATGCTCAGGCAGCCTTCAGGACATACAGAGTATGTATACAACAATAACAATCAGTTAATCTATTACGAAAAAATCCCGAGCACAGGCTGGGTAGTAGGAACCTCCGTCTCTGAAAAAGAGGTATTTGCCGAGCTTGTGAATACGCGTAAGCTTCTGATTATTTTAGTGATCCTGTTCAGCCTTGCCTTGGCTGCTGCAGCCTATTTGTTTGCGCTAAAAGCATTGAAGCCGCTGCTGAATATGAAAAAAAGTGCCGAGCAGCTTGCCGCAGGCGATCTGACGGTCCGGGTAGCAGTAAAGGGCAGGGATGAAATCGCCCAGCTCGGATATTCTTTTAACGCAATGGCAGCTTCACTGCGGAATCTGATTGCCCAGGTGAATCAATCGGCCCAGGCAGTCCAGGGCTCCTCCCGCAATATGTATAAGGATGCTCTGGGCAGTAATGAGATTGCCGGACAAATTTCAGCGGTCATTGATGATATCGCAAAAGGGGCATCCGAGCAGGCAGAATCCATCCAGGCTGGCGCTGAAATGGTCTCGGATATCAACGAGGTTATTGACCAGATTGTCGATGAGGCGAGACACGCTTCAAATAACGTTATGGATGTTAACCAGGCAATGGAGAGCGGTATTGGCGCTATTTCCCGCCAGAACAATCTGGTGCAGGCCGGGAAGCAGAACACCGGGCGCGTGGAAGCCGCCAACGGGCTGCTGCTGGGCAAGATCAGTGAGATTTCATCCATCACCGGAAGCATTCAGGCCATTGCAGCACAAACCAATCTGCTTGCGTTAAATGCCTCCATCGAGGCAGCACGGGCCGGAGAGCACGGCAGGGGATTCGCTGTAGTTGCCGGCGAAGTCCGCAAGCTGGCCGAGCAGTCCTCCCATTCCGTTACCGGGATTGACCAGCTGCTGAAGGAGCTGAACGAGGCAGGGCAGCAAAGTGCCGACGAGCTGGACCAGCTCCGGGTAAATAGTGAGTCCCAGCTGAGCTCTATGGAAGAGACTGCAGAATCGTTTGACCGTATCCGTGAATCGGTTGAACACATCATTGCCAAACTAAGCTTCATAACAGATGGCATGACCGAGCTGAAATCCGGTTCAAGCCAGGTATCCGATGTGATTACAGGTCTGGCAGCTGTAGCCGAGCAGAGCGCTGCATCTACAGAAGAGGCTGCTTCGTCTACTATGGAACAATCGGCAACCATCAGTAATATATCAGGCACAGCCAAGGAGCTGACCGAAAATGCGGAGCAGCTGCTTGAGGAAATAAATAAATTCAAAACGCAATTATAG
- a CDS encoding DUF975 family protein has protein sequence MWERADLKRRAKNVLRTSYWKAFVVSLLLIVLGEGSGIPSASNNLRSSSSRVEWQNSSYSIDWGVLGPILFVALFIIIIIVVIGFAFGILLGSPLIVGSQRYFKRSAEGEVSMRNVGYAFHKDRYWAIVGAMLWRNFLLFLWFLLLIIPGIIKSYSYSQVPFILADNPHIGYSRAVDLSRQMTRGHKFRMFVLDLSFLGWILLGLLAFGIGILFVQPYINATKAELYLDLRHDAVAVGLTTEYELNLAETPYFK, from the coding sequence ATGTGGGAACGTGCAGATTTAAAACGAAGGGCCAAGAATGTCCTCAGGACCTCGTATTGGAAGGCTTTTGTCGTAAGCTTACTCCTGATTGTGCTTGGAGAAGGCTCCGGTATACCCAGCGCCAGCAATAATCTGAGATCATCCTCAAGCCGCGTAGAATGGCAAAACAGCAGTTACAGCATCGATTGGGGGGTTCTCGGCCCCATCCTGTTTGTCGCGCTGTTCATCATCATTATCATTGTTGTTATCGGCTTCGCCTTTGGCATCCTGCTCGGCTCTCCCCTGATAGTCGGCTCACAGCGGTATTTCAAGCGCTCTGCCGAAGGTGAGGTCAGCATGCGGAACGTCGGTTATGCCTTCCATAAGGACCGGTACTGGGCTATTGTAGGAGCGATGCTCTGGAGAAACTTTTTGCTCTTCTTATGGTTCCTGCTCCTGATCATTCCGGGAATAATAAAATCCTACTCATACAGCCAGGTTCCCTTCATCCTGGCGGACAATCCGCATATCGGATACAGCCGCGCAGTGGACTTAAGCAGACAAATGACACGCGGACATAAGTTCCGTATGTTTGTGCTTGATTTGAGCTTCCTTGGCTGGATTCTGCTCGGGTTACTGGCATTTGGAATCGGCATCCTGTTCGTGCAGCCCTATATCAATGCGACAAAAGCCGAGCTGTACCTGGATCTGCGCCATGATGCGGTTGCTGTCGGACTGACAACGGAGTATGAGCTGAATTTGGCCGAAACGCCTTACTTCAAATGA
- a CDS encoding MFS transporter: MSKTIFPRLQGNSRGCLTFEPFFLIPFSMFSTYATLYMYELGLTELNIGWITTIGLIVQVFSSLLSGYLTDRMGRKRAILYFDLLSWSLATLLWAFSQNLWFFVAAAIINGFQRVPHIAFYCLIVEDTKPSDRTYVFTLLQIIGVIGGLFAPLGGLLVNQYGMVTGMRIMYVIAFLFMTFQFVGRHLTTRETEAGIRKRQETRELGLRESMVEYGGAFRELGTDRNLLLIFGVYILFNFQATLKTTYLSLYMADYLRLDSGIISLFPAVSSIIMLVTLWLLMPKIPDQAAHRAMMAGFGLSAVSNVMLVLYPSSSLLWIGLSTILAAVGLMISSPYLEAAVQNAIDDDKRAKVFSMLSVLILLFTAPAGIIGGWAYKLDPRIPLWLVTAAFIVSYMMLHLYLKRTSRRDNTPQSV, from the coding sequence ATGTCAAAAACGATTTTTCCGCGGCTGCAGGGAAACAGCCGGGGCTGCCTGACCTTTGAGCCTTTTTTCCTGATCCCGTTCAGCATGTTCTCCACCTACGCTACCTTGTATATGTATGAGCTTGGACTGACAGAGCTGAACATCGGCTGGATCACAACCATCGGACTGATTGTGCAGGTATTCTCTTCCCTGCTGAGCGGATATTTAACCGACCGCATGGGCCGCAAACGGGCCATCCTGTATTTTGATTTGCTCAGCTGGAGTCTGGCTACCTTACTGTGGGCTTTTTCACAAAACCTGTGGTTTTTTGTGGCCGCAGCCATTATCAACGGCTTCCAGCGTGTGCCGCATATTGCCTTTTACTGCCTCATTGTAGAGGACACCAAGCCGTCAGACCGGACTTATGTATTTACCCTGCTGCAGATCATCGGGGTGATCGGAGGGCTGTTCGCCCCGCTCGGCGGCCTGCTGGTGAACCAATACGGCATGGTCACAGGCATGCGGATTATGTATGTAATCGCCTTTCTATTCATGACCTTTCAGTTTGTCGGCCGGCATCTGACAACACGTGAGACTGAGGCAGGGATCCGAAAACGTCAGGAGACCCGTGAACTGGGACTTAGAGAGAGCATGGTCGAATATGGCGGCGCTTTCCGGGAGCTCGGTACCGACCGTAACCTGCTGCTTATCTTTGGTGTGTACATCCTGTTCAACTTCCAGGCAACACTGAAGACGACTTATCTCTCGCTCTATATGGCGGACTATTTACGGCTTGACAGCGGCATCATCTCGCTGTTCCCGGCTGTATCCTCAATCATTATGCTGGTGACGCTCTGGCTGCTTATGCCCAAAATCCCGGATCAGGCTGCCCACCGTGCGATGATGGCCGGCTTCGGACTTTCTGCAGTATCGAATGTCATGCTGGTGCTCTATCCTTCCTCCAGCCTGCTGTGGATCGGGCTCAGCACCATTCTGGCGGCTGTAGGCCTGATGATCAGTTCGCCTTATCTGGAGGCTGCTGTTCAAAACGCCATTGACGATGACAAGCGGGCCAAGGTATTCTCCATGCTGTCTGTGCTGATCCTGTTATTCACCGCACCTGCAGGCATCATTGGCGGCTGGGCTTACAAGCTCGACCCGCGGATTCCCCTGTGGCTCGTCACAGCAGCGTTTATCGTTTCCTACATGATGCTGCACCTATATCTGAAACGCACCAGCCGCAGAGACAATACGCCGCAGTCTGTATAG
- a CDS encoding Na(+)/H(+) antiporter subunit F1 gives MIHTILMLSVSIMVISIGICAWRLVKGPSLPDRVAALDTIGINLLAMVAVLSVLFKTQSFIEYILLIGILSFIGTMAFARYIERRVVFEHGDDQDRG, from the coding sequence ATGATTCACACTATACTCATGCTGTCGGTTTCGATTATGGTTATCTCAATCGGCATCTGTGCCTGGAGGCTGGTTAAAGGGCCGTCACTGCCGGACCGGGTTGCCGCACTGGATACCATAGGTATTAATCTGCTGGCGATGGTTGCGGTGCTGTCGGTGCTCTTTAAGACTCAATCCTTTATCGAATATATTCTGCTGATCGGCATTCTTTCTTTTATCGGGACGATGGCCTTTGCCAGATATATTGAAAGGAGAGTGGTGTTTGAGCATGGAGATGATCAAGACCGCGGTTGA
- a CDS encoding Na+/H+ antiporter subunit D — translation MNNLLVMPLLIPALTAVILIFLKDRIGLQRIISAVSGFINIAVAALIVYQVHTEGIQTLYMGGWMPPYGIVFVADMFAALLVLTTSIVGAACLFFSFASIGEERERFYYYVFFHFLLTGVSGSFLTGDLFNLFVCFEVLLVASYSMIVLGGTRVQLRETLKYILVNVLSSSLFVAAIAYLYAATGTLNMAHLAMRVAEAGQGGVMNVIAVLLLLVFSLKAGLLLFFWLPDSYSAPPLAVRALFGALLTKVGLYAITRTFTLIFIHDTGLTHSLMGWMAGATMILGAVGALAYSDLSRIFNYNIIISVGFLAFGISVLTQDSLNGVVFYLMHDMIAKALLFFLGGMILAASGTEQLKQMGGLIRRYPWTGWMFFILTLALVGVPPLSGFAGKVMMVRSGFGEAHVALALIALASSFVVLYSLIKVFQEVFWGGERSEDEIHPLRYKAMMAPAAVLFILVILMGVGAETVNGFVMQAGAVLADPAQYINAVMSMKE, via the coding sequence ATGAACAATCTGCTTGTAATGCCTCTGCTGATTCCGGCCTTGACGGCGGTTATCCTTATTTTTCTGAAGGATAGAATCGGCCTGCAGCGCATAATCAGTGCTGTCAGCGGATTTATCAATATTGCTGTTGCTGCCTTAATTGTCTACCAGGTTCATACGGAAGGCATTCAGACGCTGTACATGGGGGGCTGGATGCCGCCTTACGGGATCGTCTTTGTAGCTGACATGTTTGCAGCACTGCTTGTCCTGACGACTTCCATAGTCGGGGCGGCCTGCCTGTTCTTTTCCTTTGCCAGCATCGGGGAAGAGCGGGAGCGCTTTTACTATTATGTATTCTTCCATTTCCTGCTAACCGGCGTTTCCGGATCTTTTCTTACGGGTGACCTGTTTAACCTGTTCGTATGCTTCGAGGTGCTGTTGGTCGCTTCATACTCCATGATTGTGCTGGGAGGCACGAGAGTCCAGCTGCGTGAAACGTTAAAATACATTCTGGTCAATGTGCTCTCGTCCAGCTTGTTTGTAGCTGCGATTGCTTATCTTTATGCAGCAACAGGCACGCTGAATATGGCTCATCTGGCCATGCGGGTAGCTGAAGCGGGGCAGGGCGGTGTGATGAATGTTATTGCCGTGCTGCTGCTCCTGGTGTTCTCGCTCAAAGCAGGACTGCTGCTGTTCTTCTGGCTTCCTGATTCCTACAGTGCGCCTCCGCTCGCGGTGAGGGCCTTGTTCGGAGCTTTGCTGACCAAAGTTGGGCTCTACGCCATCACACGCACCTTCACACTGATCTTTATTCATGATACGGGTCTGACGCATTCCCTGATGGGCTGGATGGCCGGGGCAACGATGATTCTCGGAGCGGTTGGAGCGCTGGCCTACAGCGATCTAAGCCGGATATTCAACTATAATATTATTATCAGCGTAGGCTTCCTTGCTTTTGGTATATCTGTCCTGACCCAGGATTCTCTAAACGGGGTTGTGTTCTATCTGATGCATGACATGATTGCCAAGGCATTGCTGTTCTTCCTGGGCGGCATGATTCTTGCAGCCTCGGGAACAGAACAGCTGAAGCAGATGGGCGGATTGATCCGCAGATACCCGTGGACCGGATGGATGTTCTTTATCCTGACGCTGGCTCTGGTAGGCGTGCCGCCGCTTAGCGGCTTTGCAGGAAAGGTTATGATGGTGCGCAGCGGCTTCGGCGAAGCGCATGTAGCCCTGGCCCTGATCGCGCTTGCGTCCAGCTTTGTTGTCCTGTACTCGCTGATTAAGGTGTTCCAGGAAGTGTTCTGGGGCGGTGAGCGGAGCGAAGACGAGATTCATCCCCTGCGCTATAAGGCGATGATGGCACCGGCTGCCGTGCTGTTTATACTCGTAATTCTGATGGGTGTCGGTGCCGAGACGGTGAACGGATTTGTAATGCAGGCTGGTGCCGTGCTGGCTGATCCGGCACAATACATTAACGCTGTCATGAGCATGAAGGAGTAG